In one Zobellia galactanivorans genomic region, the following are encoded:
- a CDS encoding SDR family oxidoreductase: MKRVVLVTGTSSGVGFESSLLFAEKGYKVYASMRNLKKADRLKEKIEEGNLDIDILELDVTKVDSIKGAVDTIIGKEGRIDVLINNAGAGFAKAVEQASEEEIRWVTEVNYLGTVFCTQAVLPHMRKQRSGQIINLSSVGGLVGQPFNELYCAAKFAVEGFAEGLAAYVTDAFNIKISNVEPGGISTEFMNSAVEKTAVDGKLASGEYLPIFERYLAGNQQRAAESVEQVYQTGREVAEVVLDVAENENPPMRIRTSEWAQNLCELKTKADPDGTKLVDQIKRSFL; this comes from the coding sequence ATGAAAAGAGTTGTTTTGGTTACGGGTACGTCATCGGGAGTAGGTTTTGAAAGTTCCCTGCTTTTTGCGGAGAAGGGGTATAAGGTTTATGCTTCCATGAGGAATTTAAAAAAGGCCGACCGCCTAAAGGAAAAAATAGAAGAAGGCAATTTAGACATTGACATATTGGAACTCGATGTGACCAAGGTCGACAGTATCAAGGGCGCAGTGGATACCATTATCGGGAAAGAGGGTAGGATTGATGTCTTGATCAATAATGCCGGGGCAGGTTTTGCAAAAGCCGTGGAACAGGCGAGCGAAGAGGAAATAAGGTGGGTCACCGAAGTCAATTATCTAGGCACGGTGTTTTGCACCCAAGCCGTCTTGCCACATATGCGTAAACAAAGATCGGGGCAAATTATAAATCTAAGTTCGGTGGGTGGATTGGTAGGCCAGCCCTTTAATGAGCTCTATTGCGCCGCGAAATTTGCGGTAGAAGGCTTTGCTGAGGGTTTGGCGGCCTATGTTACCGACGCTTTCAATATCAAGATCAGTAATGTAGAACCAGGGGGGATCTCTACCGAATTTATGAATTCGGCCGTTGAAAAGACCGCGGTTGACGGTAAGTTGGCCTCGGGTGAATACCTTCCTATTTTTGAGCGTTACCTCGCGGGCAACCAGCAGAGGGCGGCCGAATCTGTAGAGCAAGTCTATCAAACGGGCCGAGAGGTTGCCGAAGTCGTACTCGATGTGGCCGAAAACGAAAATCCGCCGATGCGTATCCGTACTTCGGAATGGGCCCAAAATCTATGTGAACTTAAAACCAAGGCCGATCCCGATGGAACCAAATTGGTAGATCAGATCAAACGTAGTTTTTTATAG